In a single window of the Natronosalvus caseinilyticus genome:
- a CDS encoding PIN domain-containing protein produces MTTTVVLDTSALMMPVELDVRLFDELDRVVGSYEPTTPQPVLEELRRLSERGGEEGTAATVGHDLATERCLVVDTEESYADDALVELAREGVADYVVTNDLALRDRVLETGIPVIALRGRNKLATTQP; encoded by the coding sequence ATGACCACGACGGTAGTCCTCGACACGAGCGCGCTCATGATGCCGGTCGAACTCGACGTGCGCCTGTTCGACGAACTCGACCGCGTCGTCGGTTCGTACGAGCCGACGACGCCCCAGCCGGTTCTCGAGGAACTCAGGCGCCTGTCCGAGCGGGGCGGCGAGGAAGGCACCGCGGCGACGGTCGGTCACGACCTCGCGACCGAGCGCTGTCTCGTGGTCGACACCGAGGAATCGTACGCCGACGACGCGCTGGTCGAACTCGCTCGCGAAGGTGTCGCCGACTACGTCGTCACGAACGACCTCGCGCTTCGCGACCGGGTCCTCGAGACAGGGATACCGGTAATTGCATTACGCGGGAGAAACAAGTTAGCAACCACTCAACCATAG
- a CDS encoding DNA-directed RNA polymerase translates to MYKRVKLKDTVEVPPEALGDVSPGLVKQLLQDKLEGRMDEEVGSVVSITEVHDIGEGTVLPNRPGVYYEAEFDAVTFDPQMQEVVDGTIVEVVEFGAFVGIGPVDGLLHVSQISDEYLAFDRENQRLASSESDRAIGVDDAVRARIVTKSIDERNPRDSKIGLTAKQPGLGKHGWLTEEFEQREEVTAGE, encoded by the coding sequence ATGTACAAACGGGTCAAACTAAAGGATACAGTAGAAGTGCCCCCGGAAGCCCTCGGCGACGTCTCGCCGGGGCTCGTGAAGCAACTGCTCCAAGACAAACTCGAGGGACGGATGGACGAGGAAGTCGGCAGCGTCGTCTCCATCACCGAGGTCCACGACATCGGTGAAGGGACGGTCCTGCCCAACCGACCCGGCGTCTACTACGAGGCGGAGTTCGACGCGGTCACCTTCGACCCGCAGATGCAGGAGGTCGTCGACGGGACCATCGTCGAGGTCGTCGAGTTCGGTGCCTTCGTCGGCATCGGCCCCGTGGACGGACTGCTCCACGTCTCCCAGATCTCCGACGAGTACCTCGCGTTCGACCGGGAGAACCAGCGACTGGCCTCGAGCGAGTCCGACCGAGCCATCGGCGTCGACGACGCCGTCCGGGCACGCATCGTGACGAAGAGCATCGACGAACGAAACCCGCGCGACTCGAAGATCGGTCTCACGGCCAAACAGCCCGGCCTGGGCAAACACGGCTGGCTGACCGAGGAGTTCGAGCAGCGCGAAGAAGTCACGGCGGGTGAATAA
- the spt4 gene encoding transcription elongation factor subunit Spt4, whose protein sequence is MASNRLVCRECHLVNPADATTCESCASSSLTEDWAGYVVIAHPEQSEIATEMQVTEPGSYALKVR, encoded by the coding sequence GTGGCATCGAACCGCCTCGTCTGTCGCGAGTGCCACCTCGTCAATCCGGCCGACGCCACCACCTGCGAGTCCTGTGCCTCCTCCTCGCTCACCGAGGACTGGGCCGGTTACGTCGTCATCGCCCACCCCGAACAGAGCGAGATTGCGACGGAGATGCAGGTCACCGAACCGGGCTCGTACGCCCTCAAGGTTCGGTAG
- a CDS encoding GTP-dependent dephospho-CoA kinase family protein — MTRDDADTDVDGDADGIDPSDDDDQPLLSLPESLRHELKDPMGPIETDAGILLEAVDGPLIAVGDVVTYHLLQAGRTPDVALIDGYTKRETVDAEIERVVSDERAEDDHTILEVANPPAVLTRSLLEALVEGLERPDPVTIVVDGEEDLAVLPALLAAPEGASIVYGQPDVGMVHVTVDAETRASARDLLERFDGDVERALALLEA; from the coding sequence GTGACTCGAGACGATGCGGACACGGACGTGGACGGAGACGCAGATGGCATCGACCCCAGCGACGATGACGATCAGCCCCTGCTCTCGCTCCCCGAATCGCTTCGCCACGAACTCAAGGACCCGATGGGGCCCATCGAGACCGACGCCGGAATCTTGCTCGAGGCCGTCGACGGCCCGTTGATCGCCGTCGGCGACGTCGTGACCTACCACCTCCTGCAGGCTGGACGCACGCCGGACGTCGCCCTAATCGACGGCTACACCAAGCGAGAGACCGTCGACGCGGAGATCGAGCGCGTCGTCAGCGACGAACGAGCCGAGGACGACCACACCATCCTCGAGGTCGCGAACCCGCCTGCCGTGTTGACCCGATCGCTGCTCGAGGCGCTGGTCGAGGGCCTCGAGCGACCGGACCCGGTGACCATCGTCGTCGACGGCGAGGAGGACCTGGCCGTCCTCCCCGCCCTGCTCGCGGCACCCGAGGGTGCAAGCATCGTCTACGGCCAGCCCGACGTGGGGATGGTTCACGTCACCGTCGACGCGGAAACGCGAGCGAGTGCGCGAGACCTGCTCGAGCGATTCGACGGCGACGTCGAGCGAGCGCTGGCATTACTCGAGGCGTGA
- a CDS encoding geranylgeranyl reductase family protein — protein MYDFAVVGVGPAGARFARRAAESGYDVVAFEQGRIGEPLACSGHVSTDVWSFTGDGAREELLQNEVYGARFHVGGPHEVDGTGRDSYQFYKREVVSNVIDRVGLDRHLADLAREAGANVRDGHTVTAVDEREESVELTVKGPDGTETVEAKMVAGCDGPRSRVREALSLPEPDELLHGVLAFSAEDDPGDFVDVHLTAPTFFAWRIPRADAGVEYGLAASPGVHVNRHFEELIDGYDVEVSHRCSGLIPIGPPDRVTSRRGFLVGDAAAQTKPFTGGGILYGMTCADHAADRIDPDRPASLAAYEHAWRGDLEREIELGHWLRRAYSLPEPVQRLGLAATAGEIGVHMDRPTSVASLEHLKAMLSGGSQ, from the coding sequence ATGTACGACTTCGCCGTCGTCGGCGTCGGCCCGGCTGGGGCGCGCTTCGCCCGGCGTGCCGCCGAATCGGGGTACGACGTCGTCGCCTTCGAGCAGGGTCGGATCGGCGAGCCACTCGCGTGTTCCGGGCACGTCAGCACCGACGTCTGGTCGTTCACCGGCGACGGCGCACGCGAGGAACTCCTTCAGAACGAGGTATACGGCGCCAGATTTCACGTCGGGGGTCCCCACGAGGTCGACGGTACCGGACGCGACAGCTACCAGTTCTACAAGCGCGAGGTCGTCTCGAACGTGATCGACCGGGTCGGCCTCGATCGCCACCTCGCCGATCTCGCTCGCGAGGCCGGCGCCAACGTTCGAGACGGGCACACCGTGACGGCCGTCGACGAGCGCGAGGAGTCCGTCGAGCTGACGGTCAAAGGTCCCGACGGCACCGAGACCGTCGAGGCGAAGATGGTCGCCGGCTGCGACGGTCCTCGCTCGCGAGTCCGGGAGGCACTCTCGCTTCCCGAACCCGACGAGTTGCTCCACGGCGTGCTCGCCTTCTCCGCGGAGGACGACCCCGGCGACTTCGTCGACGTCCACCTCACGGCGCCGACGTTCTTCGCGTGGCGCATTCCACGCGCCGACGCTGGCGTCGAGTACGGCCTGGCCGCGTCGCCGGGCGTCCACGTCAACCGTCACTTCGAGGAGCTGATCGACGGCTACGACGTCGAGGTCTCACACCGTTGCTCGGGACTGATCCCCATCGGGCCGCCGGATCGAGTCACGAGTCGCCGGGGCTTTCTCGTCGGCGACGCGGCGGCCCAGACCAAACCCTTCACCGGCGGCGGCATCCTCTACGGAATGACCTGCGCGGACCACGCCGCCGACCGGATCGATCCCGACCGCCCGGCGAGCCTCGCTGCCTACGAACACGCCTGGCGAGGCGACCTCGAGCGCGAGATCGAACTCGGTCACTGGCTCCGGCGAGCGTACTCGCTCCCCGAACCGGTACAGCGCCTCGGCCTGGCGGCGACGGCTGGCGAGATCGGCGTCCACATGGATCGACCGACGTCGGTCGCCAGCCTCGAGCATCTGAAGGCGATGCTCTCTGGAGGGAGTCAGTAG
- a CDS encoding halocyanin domain-containing protein has product MTSHTSSRRTFLQVSGGTLALALVAGCVEEDESSSDNSGNGNGNGDGNGGGDYDFDGYLDDANNYDGVEDHTGESEVTVDVGAGSDGFAYGPAAIVVDSGTTVVWEWTGAGGSHDVVAEDGSFESEMYGDEGETFEHTFDETGTYTYHCSPHVSMGMKGAVVVE; this is encoded by the coding sequence ATGACTTCACACACTAGCAGTCGACGGACGTTCTTGCAGGTATCGGGCGGAACACTGGCGCTGGCTCTCGTGGCCGGTTGCGTCGAGGAAGACGAGTCGAGTAGCGACAACAGCGGGAACGGAAACGGAAACGGCGACGGCAACGGTGGCGGCGACTACGACTTCGACGGCTACCTCGACGACGCCAACAACTACGACGGCGTCGAGGACCACACCGGCGAGTCCGAGGTCACCGTCGACGTCGGTGCCGGCTCGGACGGCTTCGCGTACGGCCCCGCGGCGATCGTCGTCGACTCGGGAACGACCGTCGTCTGGGAGTGGACCGGCGCTGGCGGCAGCCACGACGTGGTCGCCGAGGACGGCAGCTTCGAGAGCGAGATGTACGGCGACGAGGGCGAAACCTTCGAACACACCTTCGACGAGACGGGAACCTACACCTACCACTGCTCGCCTCACGTCAGCATGGGCATGAAAGGCGCCGTCGTCGTCGAGTAA
- a CDS encoding FxsA family protein, protein MLRWILALLLIPFLDAVLLAVVVSQTTYIGWIGMVALVVLTGLVGMLLVRAEGRRTLRKTQRSLAEGKPPTNQLLDGALLIAAGAFLLTPGLVTDLIGFLFVIPLTRVPIRAALKRFVIVPYLDKKSDGFASGVAWTGGFPREGSTGISWSSGSGVDVGAGTGTGTGTETRSDDATTVDLDEDDYSVDTRSSSRQTDSSGRHVGFDDEGDDRGDRDDPSAR, encoded by the coding sequence ATGCTTCGGTGGATCCTCGCGCTGTTGCTCATTCCGTTTCTCGACGCCGTGTTGCTCGCCGTCGTCGTGAGTCAGACGACGTACATCGGCTGGATCGGAATGGTCGCCCTCGTCGTCCTCACCGGTCTGGTCGGCATGTTACTCGTGCGCGCCGAAGGCCGCAGAACCCTCCGGAAGACCCAGCGGTCGCTCGCGGAGGGCAAGCCGCCGACCAACCAGCTCCTCGACGGGGCCCTGTTGATCGCCGCCGGCGCGTTCTTGCTCACCCCTGGACTGGTGACCGACCTCATCGGCTTCCTGTTCGTGATTCCGCTCACGCGGGTGCCGATTCGCGCCGCGCTCAAGCGGTTCGTCATCGTCCCGTACCTCGACAAGAAGAGCGACGGGTTCGCCAGCGGCGTTGCCTGGACGGGCGGGTTCCCTAGAGAGGGATCGACTGGCATCTCGTGGTCCAGCGGCTCTGGGGTGGACGTGGGGGCCGGGACTGGAACTGGAACTGGAACCGAAACTCGCAGCGACGACGCCACGACGGTCGACCTCGACGAGGACGACTACTCGGTCGATACCCGCTCGAGCAGTCGCCAAACCGACTCGAGCGGTCGCCACGTGGGGTTCGACGACGAGGGAGATGACCGGGGCGATCGCGACGACCCCTCCGCTCGCTAG
- a CDS encoding DUF7282 domain-containing protein, whose protein sequence is MKRLVAALFVGMVVTGLIVGASGLTLGSVPLAGPGDGETRPEFPAGGDTIDVSEDGVELVEFDETHSGARQDRETAQSEREAAEEGAERGIELAQAQGVNVTQEQREATTSAAVKAAEQYQDATVEQIQRAATGAVHGALLQHQAVNVTQLQSAVTGSADGALSQHQSANVTQMQNAAWGGAHGALDQYQSVTVEQIQYAARGAAAGAAREAGEKEVGHVGVIQEAAQGAAHGALEATKKQKHPSRQHVVQRQEITVEQIQHAAAGAAAGVVDGHQEQRVRVEQRQHATIKQVQTAALGAAKGALVQKQRVSVEQTQVAARGAAKGALSITQIQRVEITQIQAAATGAATGAIYQSQEATIEQIQAAAIGAARGTIVQKQAVHVTQIQYAARGAAMGAVESAIQYQSVTVAQIQAAAMGAGKGAVEQTQSVRVQQVQSIARGATKGVLSVAQEQRVTILQIQKAAEVTCQSVSKEVQTQRVTVEQVQRISERTAMDTTQQTVDDDLNREVDIRERAEASAVDRTAEEEPAEGEATVSTIGQTIDGETVTIDDVTLSEGGFVAVHDARWLEGERADSVIGVSEYLEPGEHESVTVTLFEDAPGAEYEVDALEAGEHSLFVVPYRDGDDDQEFDWIDTDDGADPPYVRQGGEPVVASIEATVAEERSADLEVTDQAGDGETVTVERATANVEFYVEASNGDRVVQSEGFGANETAANLTLDLDPPLGEATDLEVTIRAVEDGEGLESAELEYEVDAAVADEPAEATASLNVSDQTGDGGTLVVENVTATVDFFVEGRYDDEVVQSESFDADEVVENLTLELEPPLEETSDVEVAVRADDDDSELTVQTIEYVLEVPVAFLDCTTLEVRDAAAFDGASLRVSYLEGPFTGDEIDLESDDLAETVDGSIEDGAVLSTADLYPFSEFTHYVEFASFAEADDENVVENPNPATVEDCQELGFGERPTADVAFADQETDGTSATVDAVSLSEGGFVALYEAGAPVENETVLGVSEYLEPGEHENVTVDIEESIDEDRTLVTVVHRDLTGDGQFTFESVETIGVHDGPYLDEDGDPVADEAELLLSAEFAVSIADAPETVESDQPIELSVEVENRGAGPGEAPVVIDVGAQEAVVGESVALSPGETTTLTVAVDPPADAVGELELTVRVDDPDVAAPEEGSDSVTVTVEEAGEPAFEVTALDAPETVEAGEFIEVAAEVTNVGEAPGEAEVVFDIGGFDAATDFVSLSPDETATLVVTVETGPGDVGDLEIGVRTADDRTSTTVEVIGSSNEDDQQGARAGPTAGTNPAVSASAYVPSYLISVDRVDS, encoded by the coding sequence ATGAAGCGACTTGTGGCGGCGCTTTTCGTCGGTATGGTCGTGACCGGGCTGATCGTCGGTGCCTCCGGACTGACGCTCGGGAGCGTTCCGCTCGCCGGTCCAGGAGACGGCGAGACGCGACCCGAATTCCCCGCTGGTGGCGATACAATCGACGTCTCGGAGGACGGTGTCGAACTCGTCGAGTTCGACGAGACGCACTCGGGCGCACGACAGGACAGGGAGACCGCCCAGTCCGAGCGAGAGGCGGCCGAGGAGGGTGCCGAGCGAGGGATCGAACTCGCCCAGGCACAGGGTGTGAACGTCACTCAGGAGCAGCGAGAGGCTACGACATCTGCGGCCGTCAAAGCCGCCGAACAGTACCAGGACGCGACCGTCGAGCAGATTCAGCGCGCCGCAACGGGGGCGGTTCACGGCGCGTTGCTCCAGCATCAGGCGGTCAACGTTACGCAGTTACAGTCGGCCGTGACCGGCAGCGCGGACGGTGCGCTGAGCCAGCACCAGTCGGCCAACGTGACGCAGATGCAGAACGCGGCGTGGGGTGGGGCCCACGGCGCGCTCGACCAGTACCAGTCGGTGACGGTCGAGCAGATCCAGTACGCGGCCCGCGGCGCCGCGGCAGGCGCCGCACGCGAGGCCGGCGAGAAGGAGGTCGGTCACGTCGGCGTGATACAGGAGGCGGCCCAGGGTGCGGCCCACGGGGCGCTCGAGGCCACGAAGAAGCAGAAGCACCCCTCCCGACAGCACGTCGTCCAGCGCCAAGAGATAACCGTCGAGCAAATTCAACACGCGGCGGCGGGGGCGGCGGCAGGTGTCGTCGACGGGCATCAGGAACAGCGCGTCAGGGTCGAGCAGCGACAGCACGCGACGATCAAGCAGGTCCAGACGGCCGCATTGGGCGCCGCGAAGGGCGCGCTCGTCCAGAAACAACGGGTCAGCGTCGAGCAGACGCAGGTCGCCGCACGCGGCGCTGCGAAGGGTGCGCTGTCGATTACACAAATCCAGCGGGTAGAGATCACGCAGATCCAGGCGGCCGCGACCGGTGCCGCGACGGGCGCGATCTACCAGAGCCAGGAGGCGACGATCGAACAGATCCAGGCGGCGGCGATCGGCGCAGCGAGGGGAACGATCGTCCAGAAACAGGCAGTCCACGTGACGCAGATCCAGTACGCCGCTCGCGGCGCCGCGATGGGTGCCGTCGAATCCGCGATCCAGTACCAGAGCGTCACCGTGGCGCAGATCCAGGCCGCGGCGATGGGGGCCGGGAAAGGCGCCGTCGAACAGACCCAGTCGGTGCGCGTACAGCAGGTACAGTCGATCGCCCGCGGCGCGACGAAGGGCGTCCTGTCGGTCGCCCAGGAACAGCGCGTGACGATCCTTCAGATACAGAAGGCGGCCGAAGTAACGTGTCAGTCGGTCTCGAAGGAGGTCCAGACCCAGCGGGTCACCGTCGAGCAGGTTCAGCGGATCAGCGAACGTACTGCCATGGACACGACCCAGCAGACGGTCGATGATGACCTCAACCGCGAGGTCGACATCCGCGAGCGCGCGGAGGCGAGCGCGGTCGATAGAACCGCCGAAGAAGAGCCTGCGGAGGGGGAGGCGACAGTGAGCACCATCGGTCAGACGATCGACGGGGAGACGGTCACGATCGACGATGTGACGCTCTCGGAGGGCGGGTTCGTCGCCGTTCACGACGCAAGGTGGTTGGAAGGCGAACGCGCCGACAGCGTGATCGGCGTCTCCGAGTACCTCGAGCCCGGCGAGCACGAATCGGTGACCGTTACCCTGTTCGAGGACGCTCCAGGGGCCGAGTACGAAGTCGACGCGCTCGAGGCAGGCGAGCACTCGCTCTTCGTCGTCCCGTATCGCGACGGCGACGACGACCAGGAGTTCGATTGGATCGACACCGACGACGGGGCAGATCCGCCGTACGTCCGGCAGGGCGGCGAACCGGTGGTGGCATCGATCGAGGCGACGGTCGCCGAGGAACGGTCCGCCGACCTCGAGGTCACTGACCAGGCCGGGGACGGGGAAACGGTGACCGTCGAGCGCGCGACGGCAAACGTCGAGTTCTACGTCGAGGCGAGCAACGGCGACCGGGTCGTTCAGAGCGAGGGCTTCGGGGCGAACGAGACCGCCGCCAATCTGACGCTCGACCTGGACCCGCCGCTCGGGGAGGCTACCGACCTCGAGGTGACGATCCGTGCCGTCGAGGACGGTGAGGGACTCGAGTCGGCGGAACTCGAATACGAAGTCGACGCCGCCGTCGCCGATGAACCGGCGGAGGCGACGGCGAGCCTGAACGTTTCAGACCAGACCGGCGACGGGGGGACCCTCGTCGTCGAAAACGTCACGGCAACCGTCGACTTCTTCGTCGAGGGTCGTTACGACGATGAGGTAGTGCAAAGCGAATCGTTCGACGCCGACGAGGTCGTCGAGAACCTGACGCTCGAACTCGAACCGCCCCTCGAGGAGACCAGCGACGTCGAGGTCGCCGTCAGAGCCGATGACGACGATTCGGAACTGACGGTTCAGACGATCGAGTACGTTCTCGAGGTCCCGGTGGCATTCCTCGATTGTACCACGCTCGAGGTCCGGGACGCGGCCGCGTTTGATGGGGCCTCGCTACGCGTTTCGTATCTGGAGGGCCCCTTCACAGGCGACGAGATCGATCTCGAGAGCGACGACCTCGCGGAGACGGTCGACGGCTCGATCGAAGACGGGGCCGTCCTCTCGACGGCCGATCTGTACCCCTTCAGCGAGTTCACCCACTACGTCGAGTTCGCGTCCTTCGCCGAAGCCGACGACGAGAACGTCGTCGAGAATCCGAACCCGGCGACCGTCGAGGACTGTCAGGAGCTCGGCTTCGGCGAGCGTCCGACCGCCGACGTCGCGTTCGCCGACCAGGAGACCGACGGAACGAGCGCGACCGTCGACGCCGTGTCCCTCTCGGAAGGCGGCTTCGTCGCCCTCTACGAGGCGGGAGCGCCGGTCGAGAACGAGACCGTTCTCGGCGTCTCCGAGTACCTCGAGCCCGGCGAGCACGAGAACGTCACCGTCGACATCGAGGAATCGATCGACGAGGACCGGACGCTCGTCACGGTCGTCCACCGCGACCTGACCGGCGACGGCCAGTTTACGTTCGAGAGCGTCGAGACGATCGGCGTCCACGACGGCCCCTACCTCGACGAGGACGGCGATCCCGTCGCCGACGAGGCCGAGCTCCTCCTCTCGGCCGAGTTCGCCGTCTCGATCGCCGACGCGCCCGAAACCGTCGAGTCCGACCAGCCGATCGAACTATCCGTCGAGGTGGAGAATCGCGGCGCCGGCCCCGGCGAGGCGCCCGTGGTGATCGACGTCGGCGCGCAGGAGGCGGTCGTCGGCGAGTCCGTCGCTCTCTCGCCCGGCGAGACGACGACGCTCACGGTGGCCGTCGACCCACCGGCAGACGCCGTCGGCGAACTCGAGCTGACAGTTCGCGTCGACGACCCAGACGTGGCCGCGCCCGAGGAGGGAAGCGATTCGGTGACCGTCACCGTCGAGGAGGCCGGCGAACCGGCGTTCGAGGTGACGGCCCTCGACGCGCCCGAAACCGTCGAGGCGGGCGAGTTCATCGAGGTCGCTGCGGAGGTAACGAACGTCGGCGAGGCCCCCGGTGAAGCCGAAGTGGTGTTCGACATCGGCGGCTTCGACGCCGCTACCGATTTCGTCTCGCTCTCTCCCGACGAAACGGCGACGCTCGTCGTCACCGTCGAGACCGGCCCGGGCGACGTCGGCGACCTCGAGATCGGGGTTCGCACGGCCGACGACCGGACGTCGACGACCGTCGAGGTGATCGGGTCTTCGAACGAGGACGACCAGCAGGGCGCTCGAGCGGGACCGACGGCTGGGACGAATCCGGCAGTCTCGGCGTCCGCGTACGTACCGAGCTATCTGATCTCGGTCGATCGAGTGGACTCGTAG
- a CDS encoding cupin domain-containing protein encodes MGSLAVNGEEDVTGYDAISYEDVEPRVPGMSFLRDALDCETHGLTVIEADEGWDGLEHDHEDDGQEEVYLLLEGAATIQIDGNQVDLASGDAVRVDPETTRELEFTADDSLMVVTGAP; translated from the coding sequence GTGGGAAGCCTCGCCGTCAACGGCGAGGAGGATGTCACGGGGTACGACGCAATCTCGTACGAGGATGTCGAACCGCGCGTGCCGGGTATGTCCTTCCTTCGGGACGCCCTCGACTGCGAGACCCACGGGCTAACCGTCATCGAAGCCGACGAGGGCTGGGACGGCCTGGAACACGATCACGAGGACGACGGCCAGGAGGAAGTGTACCTGTTGCTCGAGGGCGCGGCGACCATCCAGATCGACGGCAACCAGGTGGACCTCGCGTCCGGTGACGCCGTTCGCGTCGATCCAGAGACGACGCGCGAACTCGAGTTTACCGCGGACGATTCGCTGATGGTTGTTACAGGCGCACCGTAA
- a CDS encoding transposase yields MRPKPPSATTSRNSTRRTTRRNWTTNTRYASRTKPRRSTTPKNVTTSSRGGFPVPVGERTFGFRFASTLNRRTSGTPSYRRTRRAGEIRLQKHRKSWVLHVTVEYLVKEPATDGDATHIGLDIGETALITGCALKDGSPTDPFVRSGSRAKHLRKAMHTTLKRLQERDTSEWRTDDRSSHYQNALTDIVEKASRQAVEYAKQFESPVLVMEDLTYIRERLDYGKYMNRRLHSWAFARLQGRIEDKATEAGIPVEYVNPAYTSKTCHSCHRIGRRDSQAEFRCPHDDCHVSTFQADINASANIARRVDPWGESVPLDKAERDDSPRDGRGCDTATTHCEQSIPAQMTLTAYEESKPSASVHETKSLVQPTRIEGSGDDD; encoded by the coding sequence ATCAGGCCAAAGCCGCCCTCTGCAACTACGTCCCGAAACTCCACAAGACGTACAACGCGAAGGAATTGGACGACGAACACCCGATACGCCTCACGAACCAAGCCGCGACGTTCGACCACTCCGAAGAACGTCACTACGAGTTCACGTGGTGGGTTCCCCGTCCCGGTCGGGGAACGTACTTTTGGATTCCGCTTCGCATCAACCCTGAACAGGAGGACCTCTGGCACGCCCTCGTATCGGAGGACGCGAAGGGCGGGCGAGATACGGCTTCAGAAGCATCGGAAGAGCTGGGTACTGCACGTCACCGTCGAGTACCTGGTCAAAGAACCAGCGACGGACGGTGACGCCACGCACATCGGCTTAGACATCGGAGAGACTGCCCTCATCACGGGCTGTGCCCTCAAGGACGGTTCTCCAACTGACCCGTTCGTGCGTAGCGGAAGCAGAGCAAAGCATCTCCGCAAAGCGATGCACACCACCCTGAAACGCCTCCAAGAGCGTGACACATCCGAGTGGCGTACCGACGACCGCTCCTCACATTACCAGAACGCGCTCACCGACATCGTGGAAAAGGCGTCTCGACAGGCCGTCGAGTACGCCAAACAGTTCGAGAGCCCGGTGTTGGTGATGGAGGACTTGACGTACATCCGCGAACGGCTCGACTACGGGAAGTACATGAACCGTCGGCTTCACTCGTGGGCGTTCGCCCGACTGCAAGGGCGTATCGAGGACAAGGCGACGGAAGCAGGCATCCCAGTCGAGTACGTGAATCCGGCGTACACCTCGAAGACGTGCCACTCGTGCCACCGTATCGGTCGGCGGGACTCCCAGGCCGAGTTCCGGTGTCCGCACGACGACTGCCACGTTTCGACGTTTCAGGCCGACATCAACGCTTCCGCGAATATCGCACGGCGGGTTGACCCGTGGGGAGAGAGCGTCCCGCTTGACAAGGCGGAGCGCGATGACTCGCCTCGGGACGGGCGCGGTTGTGACACCGCCACGACTCACTGTGAGCAGAGCATACCAGCGCAGATGACGCTCACGGCCTACGAAGAGTCGAAACCCTCTGCCAGCGTTCACGAGACTAAGAGTCTCGTGCAGCCCACCAGAATCGAAGGTTCTGGAGACGACGACTAA